A window of Macrotis lagotis isolate mMagLag1 chromosome X, bilby.v1.9.chrom.fasta, whole genome shotgun sequence contains these coding sequences:
- the DIPK1C gene encoding divergent protein kinase domain 1C isoform X2 yields the protein MGDLCEDLCVAGKLVYQRCLYYERGKKVLQATWHGQPVVLKSKKETFSSFQPLVLLDEEVEGSKDFPEEELLLMIAIEVKNALGLEISNSTIGPLWSGRKGPHRKVQVASMWSLLQQEEYIYFSLLQDFSHHVLQVLGSCGHFYAVEYLAAGHPRHRTLFPLEEVAGIPLVSDQGQAKAINNIALSFLDMVNHFDNDFSHRLHLCDIKPENFAIRNDFTVVAIDVDMAFFEPKMRDILEQNCTGDEDCNFFDCFSKCDLRINKCGAQRVNNNLQVICDKIFRHWFPSNFRSSAVTLQLQEQLQKAVYECADPGISETSHHHRVSSNSFSELYRLLQATQRELQKSEN from the exons ATGGGAGACCTTTGTGAAGACCTGTGTGTGGCTGGCAAGCTAGTATACCAGCGCTGCCTCTACTATGAGAGGGGTAAGAAAGTCCTTCAGGCTACTTGGCATGGCCAGCCTGTTGTCCTAAAATCCAAGAAAGAGACCTTCTCCAGCTTCCAACCCCTTGTCCTGTTGGATGAGGAGGTGGAAGGTAGCAAGGACTTTCCTGAGGAAGAGCTTCTCCTAATGATAGCCATAGAGGTCAAGAATGCCCTGGGTCTGGAAATTTCCAACAGCACCATAGGGCCCCTGTGGTCAGGGAGAAAGGGGCCTCACCGGAAGGTCCAAGTGGCCAGCATGTGGTCACTGCTTCAGCAGGAAGAGTATATCTACTTCAGCCTTCTACAAGACTTCAGCCACCATGTCCTGCAAGTGCTGGGCTCCTGTGGTCACTTTTACGCAGTAGAATACCTTGCTGCTGGACATCCTCGACACAGAACCCTTTTTCCCCTGGAGGAGGTTGCTGGCATCCCCCTTGTGAGTGACCAAGGCCAGGCAAAAGCCATTAACAACATTGCCCTTAGCTTCCTGGACATGGTAAACCATTTTGATAATGACTTCTCCCATCGCCTTCACCTCTGTGATATCAAGCCAGAAAACTTTGCCATAAGGAATGACTTCACA GTGGTGGCTATTGATGTGGACATGGCCTTTTTTGAACCTAAAATGAGGGATATCCTTGAACAAAACTGCACAGGAGATGAAGACTGCAACTTCTTTGACTGCTTTTCAAAGTGTGATCTCAGAATCAACAAATGTGGGGCCCAACGAGTCAATAATAACCTGCAG gTGATCTGTGACAAAATATTCCGACATTGGTTTCCTTCCAATTTTAGAAGCTCTGCTGTCACTTTACAACTCCAGGAGCAGTTACAGAAGGCTGTGTATGAATGTGCAGACCCTGGAATCTCAGAAACATCCCACCACCATCGAGTGTCTTCAAACTCTTTCTCTGAACTATATCGATTGCTTCAAGCTACTCAAAGGGAACTTCAGAAATCAGAAAATTAG